AGCTCGGGCTCACCACGTGGAAACAAGACATCGCCGTTTAATGCGGACCGATGGCGCCGGGATGAGAATTCGGGCCCGGCCACACCTACGAAGCTGAGTACTGGTCAGGGCATGAGCACAGGCAGCGCGGACCCAAACAAGCGGTTATACGTCGGTGGGCTGCCGCGCTTGACGGAGCAGGATGATATCACCACGAGCATCACGGATTTCTTTAAGGACTATAATGTGTATGTCTATCTATCGTCCCCCCCACCTGCCTCTTACTCAACTCCTAAGAGTACAATCGCTAACCTAAGCAGCGCAAATGTTTCCAAACTCTTCACCCCCCACCCAGCGAAGCGCTTCGAACCAGGTAACCACTACTACCTTTTCGTCGACTTCGCCACCGTCGAAGAAACGCAAAACGCCATGGCCGCGATGAACGGCGCCGAGGGTCCTTGGGGCTCTGGAATCCGTGTGCAGCGGGCGCGTGGGGAGACGTGGAAGGAGACTGGCTCTAGCTCGGAAGAGAGAAAACCTGCGAGCCACTGGGGCTCATCTACTCGGGCCCAAGCACCCGAGGCTGTGGGTACTGAGGGTGTGGTTGAGGCGTGATTCGACTGATCTCACTTTTAACTGCTGAGGTGAAATTGTCGGAGCAGTAGCTTCATTGCATTTAATGAGCTGAAGTTGGATTATCGGGTTGGGTTGCATAAATTAAACTAAACGAAAACGATGAAGCGTGGCATGGTATTGGGCATGGCATGGCATGGCATAGCATGAGCTATAGGTAGCATTGTCAGGGATCAATTTCAATAAAATAATCGGGTTTTATAATgatctatatatttacaATGTTTGTTCCTAGATACGAAACGATCGTTGTGGTCCTAATTTGTTAATACAAATGTACAAAATCCATGCGAACTAATGTCGGAAGGGGAAAATATGGGATATGAATGGCTTATTCCTTGCCACGCCCTATGCATCCTCAACATCATATACCTTCTCCCCTCTATACCAAGTCTGACAAACCTTCGCCTCGAGCAATCTCTCGGGCGTCCAAGCCATATCGACGACAATGAAATCCGAACCGAGGCCTTCTTTCAGCGCCCCAGTCCAAGATTCAGCAAACCTCGAGTACGCTGCGCCTTCGGTCATCCCCGCGACGGTCTCAAGCAACTCCAGCCCGAACTCCGGATTAAGCGTCTCGGGATTATCCCGCTCGACAACAGACCGCCTCGTCGTAGCATAATACATATTTTGGAATGGATGGTGCGGTGCCGTCGGCGCATCCGTCCCAAGGGCGATTTTCGCACCGCCGTTTAGAAAGTCCTTGTATGCGAATGCGCGCTTACAGCGGTGTGTACCGATGAGGCCCGGCCAGGCTTTGAAGTGTGCTGGGTCGGAGTGCACAGGTTGGATAGAGGCGATTATACCTTCTTCACCGAGGCGTTTGGCGTCCTCGGGGGATGTGAGTTCGAGATGTTCGATTCTGTGTCTGCGTTTTCGATTTGGATCCCGTTTCTTCAGGGTTGAGAGGACCTCTATGGATTGGTGAACGGCTTGGTCGCCAATGGCGTGTATCGCAACTTGGAGACCTGCGCCATCTGCACGCTTAATGACCTCCGTCATTAAGTCTGTAGGCCAGATGGGCTCTATTGGATCTCGTTTGCCTCCGTACGGTTGGCGAAGTGCTGCGGTGCATCCTTCGACCACACCATCACACATGAGCTTTATCCCTGCAATGCAAAAATCGGGATCTTTGAATTCGTGGCTCAGTTCGATTGCCCGGTCCACATATTTAAAGTTGACTTTCTGGTCGGTTGAAAATGGGACGAGCCAGTGGACAGCTATGTGAAACGGGAGTTTATGTTGTCGACGGTAGAGATTTAGGGTTTGCCATGCATCTTCGGACATGGCCATGTCAACTGCACCTGTATACCCCGCAGCAGAATATGATTCGATAGCTGTTCGTAAAGCACTGAGCTTTTCATTTCTCGGCGTAACGCCATCTATGAAAGGCCAGGCAAAATTCATGACGGCTCCTTCGCTCAGTAGGCCTGTGGCGCGGCCATCTTCTGCTCGGTGTATAGTACCACCAGGAGGGTCCGGGGTGGTATGAGCCTGGATATCgtcaagagcagcagaatTGCACCAAATCGAGTGAAGGTCCGCCGCCTCGATATATATTGGTCGTGGATCAATGTCATCTAGCAAACCAGCTAATGGTTCTCCATCAATCGTTGACTGGATCCAGCCACGGCATAGGATGCGAGGAACGGTGGGATGAGTTTCAGCATAGGACATGATGGCCTTTCTGATCTGTTCCAAGGAGCTACAGCTGATTAAGTCGACCTTTCGCAGTGATAGCCCGTACTGAAGGATATGGACGTGACTGTCAATGAAGCCGGGCATCATGATCCGGCCCTGGAGATCGATAACGCTGGCATCTGTGGGTATATTGGCCTCGAGAGGACCAACATGGATGATTTGGTCCTTTTCGATCACAATGCAAGAGACGAAACCATTCTCGCCCGGCTTCGAATGTGCAGGCGAGAATATACGGCCGTTCATGAAAATGGTCGTCATTTTAAGAACCTGGAGATGCCCCACTAGACTTGGAGGTATGGATGTATTCAGTTGTATCGTGAGGGGTTTCTGACTTTAATAAGCACGGTGGTCACTCCATGATGGGCGCTTTATTTTGCCAACTGATATCAACTACGGCGCAGCGATCACTCTCCTCTGCCCTTTACAGACGTTATCCAAACTTGACTTGATGCG
This genomic interval from Aspergillus puulaauensis MK2 DNA, chromosome 7, nearly complete sequence contains the following:
- a CDS encoding amidohydrolase (COG:S;~EggNog:ENOG410QEHM;~InterPro:IPR013108,IPR033932,IPR011059,IPR032466;~PFAM:PF01979,PF07969;~go_function: GO:0016810 - hydrolase activity, acting on carbon-nitrogen (but not peptide) bonds [Evidence IEA]), translating into MTTIFMNGRIFSPAHSKPGENGFVSCIVIEKDQIIHVGPLEANIPTDASVIDLQGRIMMPGFIDSHVHILQYGLSLRKVDLISCSSLEQIRKAIMSYAETHPTVPRILCRGWIQSTIDGEPLAGLLDDIDPRPIYIEAADLHSIWCNSAALDDIQAHTTPDPPGGTIHRAEDGRATGLLSEGAVMNFAWPFIDGVTPRNEKLSALRTAIESYSAAGYTGAVDMAMSEDAWQTLNLYRRQHKLPFHIAVHWLVPFSTDQKVNFKYVDRAIELSHEFKDPDFCIAGIKLMCDGVVEGCTAALRQPYGGKRDPIEPIWPTDLMTEVIKRADGAGLQVAIHAIGDQAVHQSIEVLSTLKKRDPNRKRRHRIEHLELTSPEDAKRLGEEGIIASIQPVHSDPAHFKAWPGLIGTHRCKRAFAYKDFLNGGAKIALGTDAPTAPHHPFQNMYYATTRRSVVERDNPETLNPEFGLELLETVAGMTEGAAYSRFAESWTGALKEGLGSDFIVVDMAWTPERLLEAKVCQTWYRGEKVYDVEDA